A single window of SAR324 cluster bacterium DNA harbors:
- the murF gene encoding UDP-N-acetylmuramoyl-tripeptide--D-alanyl-D-alanine ligase yields MLPYTVHELAPALQGSSQHVDPQTKVSGLTTDSRKIQPGQWFVCLQGENSDGHSYAAQAMAHGAAGLIASAERLPAELQQAPRIEVASPNQALLGWAADYRKRFSGHVLGITGSNGKTTTKEIARHLCQSLDATTHATQGNYNNFIGVPLTLLSAPLDTSWWVVEMGTNHFGEIETLAKVSQPTVGLLTSIGESHLEFLLNTAGVAREKSGLWKGLLEGGQAWIPANVLERSVLEREA; encoded by the coding sequence ATGCTGCCTTACACCGTTCATGAACTAGCTCCTGCTCTCCAAGGCTCCTCACAGCATGTTGATCCACAGACAAAGGTCTCTGGATTAACCACGGACTCTCGCAAGATCCAGCCTGGACAATGGTTTGTCTGTCTACAGGGAGAAAACAGCGATGGCCACTCCTACGCAGCCCAGGCAATGGCTCATGGTGCTGCTGGATTGATTGCCTCTGCGGAACGCCTCCCTGCCGAACTACAACAAGCACCCCGGATTGAAGTTGCCTCTCCCAATCAGGCGCTGTTGGGCTGGGCTGCCGACTACCGCAAACGCTTCTCTGGCCATGTATTGGGGATCACTGGTAGTAACGGCAAGACAACAACCAAGGAGATCGCCCGACATCTTTGCCAAAGCCTGGATGCTACTACCCACGCAACTCAGGGCAATTACAACAACTTTATCGGTGTACCCCTAACGCTTCTATCAGCCCCACTGGATACAAGTTGGTGGGTAGTTGAAATGGGAACAAACCACTTCGGAGAGATCGAAACACTAGCCAAGGTATCTCAACCAACTGTTGGTTTACTGACAAGCATCGGGGAGAGCCATTTGGAATTTCTGCTCAACACGGCTGGGGTTGCCCGAGAGAAATCCGGCTTGTGGAAGGGACTTTTGGAAGGTGGCCAAGCTTGGATTCCAGCAAATGTGTTAGAAAGAAGTGTTCTTGAGCGAGAGGCCA
- the fbp gene encoding class 1 fructose-bisphosphatase, with protein sequence MPVTSTINQLSAPVGVTLQRFIANEQRNYPQAKGDFTQLLADISLAAKIINRDINRAGLISLEGSAGVENIQGEDQQKLDVIANTRFARALRLGGKVCCIISEEEDELVHTGNEQAKYVVAIDPLDGSSNIGVNVSIGTIFSIYRRRTQRGTSPTMEDALQAGSQQLASGYVLYGSSTILVLTTGHGVNAITYEPSLGEFFLSHTQLRFPDSGKIYSCNEGNFNHFCPRIQAYLESCRDQNFQGRYIGSLVADFHRNLLKGGIYLYPPTQKAPQGKLRLMYECNALALLAEQAGGMASDGTQRILEIEPQKLHQRVPFYIGSPNMVEDVLRHLSN encoded by the coding sequence ATGCCTGTCACTTCAACAATCAATCAGCTCTCTGCTCCCGTCGGAGTCACATTACAACGATTCATCGCCAACGAACAACGAAACTATCCCCAAGCAAAAGGAGACTTCACTCAGCTACTTGCAGATATATCTCTAGCCGCCAAGATCATCAACCGTGACATCAACCGGGCCGGACTGATCAGCTTGGAAGGTAGTGCCGGAGTGGAAAATATTCAGGGAGAAGATCAACAGAAGCTGGATGTGATTGCCAATACTCGCTTCGCACGAGCTTTGCGCCTGGGAGGTAAGGTCTGCTGCATCATCTCTGAGGAAGAAGATGAACTGGTCCACACCGGTAATGAGCAGGCAAAGTATGTGGTTGCAATTGATCCACTGGATGGTTCCAGCAACATTGGCGTCAATGTCTCGATTGGCACCATCTTCTCGATCTACCGCAGACGTACGCAGCGCGGTACAAGCCCGACCATGGAGGATGCACTCCAGGCAGGCTCTCAACAGTTGGCCAGCGGTTACGTACTCTACGGTTCTTCGACCATCCTGGTGCTGACCACTGGGCATGGCGTGAACGCCATCACCTACGAACCATCTCTTGGAGAATTTTTTCTCTCGCACACACAACTACGCTTTCCAGACAGCGGAAAAATCTATTCCTGCAACGAAGGAAACTTCAATCACTTCTGTCCACGAATCCAAGCCTATCTGGAATCTTGTCGGGATCAGAACTTTCAGGGTCGCTACATTGGTTCCTTGGTTGCCGACTTCCACCGCAATCTGCTCAAAGGTGGGATCTATCTGTATCCACCCACTCAAAAGGCTCCTCAAGGCAAGCTACGCCTAATGTATGAGTGCAACGCCTTGGCTCTGCTTGCTGAACAAGCGGGAGGCATGGCGAGCGATGGAACACAGCGCATCCTGGAGATTGAGCCACAAAAACTGCACCAGCGAGTACCTTTTTACATTGGTAGCCCCAATATGGTAGAGGATGTATTGCGTCATCTGAGTAATTGA